The sequence below is a genomic window from Candidatus Hydrogenedentota bacterium.
CGAAATGTCATGGATGCTGCGGTCAAAGCCCTTCTCGCCGTCCACCACGGCGAGGCCGCCCCGGCAGGTGCCCAGATGGGAATGGTAGTCCGTGCCGTAAAACAGGTCCGTCGTGCAGTCGGACCGGGAAACCACGCCGAAAAAGCCGCCCATAACACGCTCCTTGCATTCCCTGAACAATTGGGGGGGCAAAATGCCGGGCCGCCGCAGCCCTGGACCGGCTTGCATGGTACCCGACAGGGCCGGGCCGCCGCAACGGAAATTCTGCCGGAATCGCATGCCCCGGACGCGCGGGGCGTGCTACACTATGCCCGCCGCGGCGTGGAAAAGTTGTGCCCGCCGAGGCCGTGCGGCCGCGACGGCCGGACCCGGCCCCCCCATGGAGTTCCCCCCGGGAGATGAACGAAGTACGACAGCCAAAACTGACCGAGGTGGTGGCCATGAAGGCGCTGCTGGACGAGGCCGCCGCCATGGGGCAGGTGCTGCCGAGACGCCTGCCGGAGCTGTACGAAAATGTGCGCGACTTTTTCGTGTACGTGGACGGAGACGGGCTCGGCGGCCTGGTGGCGCTGCACATAGACATGGTGGACCTGGCGGAAATCCGCTCCCTGGTGGTGCGTCCCGGCCTGCGCGGGCGCGGCGTGGGCCGCCGTCTGGTGCAGGCCGCCCTGCAGGAGGCCGACGACCTGGACATAGGCCGGGTCTACGCCTTCACAAGAATGCCGGAATTTTTCGAGAAAACTGGGTTCCGCGTGGTGGACCGCGGCGAGCTGCCCTACAAGGTCTTCAAGGACTGCCAGCGATGCC
It includes:
- a CDS encoding N-acetyltransferase, producing the protein MNEVRQPKLTEVVAMKALLDEAAAMGQVLPRRLPELYENVRDFFVYVDGDGLGGLVALHIDMVDLAEIRSLVVRPGLRGRGVGRRLVQAALQEADDLDIGRVYAFTRMPEFFEKTGFRVVDRGELPYKVFKDCQRCPLYPGCDEVAMLRNLRPEPGIQEKETTP